In Vibrio sp. STUT-A11, a genomic segment contains:
- the corC gene encoding CNNM family magnesium/cobalt transport protein CorC (CorC(YbeX) belongs to the Cyclin M Mg2+ Exporter (CNNM) family, and was characterized as belonging to a set of three proteins, at least one of which must be present for CorA to function.) encodes MNEDNSPSSSEGKKEKAEGPSRKSFFERLGQLFQGDPKDRQELVDVIRDSEENDLIDHDTRDMLEGVMEISEMRVRDIMIPRSQMVTVERTDDLDTLIALITDAQHSRYPVISEDKDHVEGILLAKDLLKYLGSGSNPFDIEEVIRPAVVVPESKRVDRLLKEFREERYHMAIVVDEFGGVSGLVTIEDILEEIVGDIEDEFDESEETDIRKLSKHTFAVRALTTIEEFNETFGTNFSDEEVDTVGGMVMTAFGHLPSRGELVEIESYNFKVTAADNRRVIQLQVTIPDEEALVEATQE; translated from the coding sequence ATGAACGAAGATAATTCTCCCTCTTCTAGCGAAGGTAAGAAAGAAAAGGCAGAAGGTCCGAGTAGAAAGTCCTTCTTTGAACGTCTAGGTCAACTTTTCCAGGGCGATCCTAAAGACCGCCAAGAGCTTGTGGATGTTATCCGCGACTCAGAAGAAAATGACCTGATTGACCACGACACCCGCGATATGCTCGAAGGTGTGATGGAAATCTCCGAAATGCGCGTGCGTGACATTATGATCCCACGTTCGCAAATGGTTACTGTTGAGCGCACTGACGATTTAGACACGCTAATCGCGCTAATTACGGATGCTCAACACTCGCGTTACCCTGTTATCAGCGAGGACAAGGACCATGTGGAAGGCATTCTACTAGCGAAGGACTTACTCAAATACTTAGGCTCAGGCAGCAACCCATTTGATATTGAAGAAGTGATTCGACCTGCAGTTGTGGTTCCGGAAAGCAAACGTGTTGACCGCCTGCTAAAAGAGTTCCGTGAAGAGCGCTATCATATGGCGATTGTTGTCGATGAATTCGGCGGCGTTTCTGGCCTCGTCACCATTGAAGATATCCTAGAAGAAATCGTTGGCGATATTGAAGATGAGTTCGACGAGTCCGAAGAGACTGACATTCGTAAGCTAAGCAAACATACGTTTGCTGTCAGGGCTCTGACAACGATTGAAGAGTTTAATGAGACATTCGGCACCAACTTCAGCGATGAAGAAGTGGATACGGTAGGTGGCATGGTGATGACTGCCTTCGGTCACTTACCTTCTCGTGGTGAGCTGGTTGAAATTGAAAGTTATAACTTCAAAGTCACCGCTGCCGATAACCGTCGTGTCATTCAACTCCAAGTGACCATTCCAGACGAAGAAGCACTGGTTGAAGCCACTCAAGAGTAA
- a CDS encoding ribose-phosphate pyrophosphokinase, whose protein sequence is MPDMKLFAGNATPELAQRIADRLYISLGDASVSRFSDGEVAVQINENVRGSDVFIIQSTCAPTNDNLMELVVMIDAMRRASAGRITAVIPYFGYARQDRRVRSSRVPITAKVVADFLSNVGVDRVLTIDLHAEQIQGFFDVPVDNIFGTPVLLEDMQARGLENPVVVSPDLGGVVRARATAKALGDIDIAIVDKRRPRANVSEVMNLIGDVEGRDCVIVDDMIDTGGTLCKAAEALKERGAKRVFAYATHAVFSGNAAQNIGNSVLDQVIVTDSITMSKEMEATGKVTTLSLSRMLAEAIRRISNEESISAMFN, encoded by the coding sequence GTGCCTGATATGAAGCTATTTGCTGGTAATGCAACACCTGAACTAGCCCAACGTATTGCTGATCGTCTTTACATCTCTCTTGGTGATGCATCTGTTTCTCGCTTTTCTGATGGCGAAGTTGCAGTTCAAATCAATGAGAACGTTCGTGGTAGTGATGTTTTCATCATTCAATCCACTTGTGCACCGACTAACGACAACCTAATGGAATTGGTTGTTATGATTGATGCAATGCGCCGTGCTTCAGCAGGCCGTATCACTGCAGTTATCCCTTACTTTGGTTACGCTCGTCAAGACCGTCGTGTACGTTCTTCTCGTGTGCCAATTACTGCAAAAGTTGTTGCTGATTTCCTATCTAACGTTGGTGTCGACCGCGTTCTGACTATCGACCTACACGCAGAGCAGATTCAAGGCTTCTTCGATGTACCGGTAGACAACATCTTCGGTACACCTGTACTACTAGAAGACATGCAAGCTCGTGGCTTAGAAAACCCTGTAGTGGTTTCTCCTGACCTTGGTGGCGTTGTCCGTGCTCGTGCAACGGCAAAAGCGCTAGGTGATATCGATATCGCTATCGTTGATAAGCGTCGTCCACGTGCAAACGTTTCTGAAGTGATGAACCTAATCGGTGATGTTGAAGGTCGCGACTGCGTGATCGTTGATGACATGATCGACACTGGTGGCACACTATGTAAAGCCGCTGAAGCGCTGAAAGAGCGCGGTGCTAAGCGTGTATTCGCTTACGCAACTCACGCTGTATTCTCAGGTAACGCGGCACAAAACATCGGCAACTCTGTACTAGACCAAGTGATCGTAACCGACTCAATCACTATGTCTAAAGAGATGGAAGCGACAGGTAAAGTAACTACACTAAGCCTATCTCGCATGCTGGCTGAAGCGATTCGTCGTATCAGCAACGAAGAATCAATTTCTGCAATGTTCAACTAA
- a CDS encoding PhoH family protein, whose translation MSNKIVTLEINLEPSDNRRLASLCGPFDDNIKHLERRLGVEINHRSDHFTIVGKPHTSAAALDILKTLYVDTAPVRGEIPDIEPEQIHLSIKESGVLEQNTESNIEHGKEVFVKTKKGVIKPRTPNQAQYLVNMVTHDISFGIGPAGTGKTYLAVAAAVDALERQEIRRILLTRPAVEAGEKLGFLPGDLSQKVDPYLRPLYDALFEMLGFERVEKLIERNVIEVAPLAYMRGRTLNDAFIILDESQNTTVEQMKMFLTRIGFNSRAVITGDVTQIDLPRGAKSGLRHAIEVLSEVDDISFNFFLADDVVRHPVVARIVNAYEKWEAQDQKERKEFEKRRREERDAKLLEAAKAELSAQVTESKE comes from the coding sequence TTGAGCAATAAAATCGTAACTCTAGAAATTAACCTAGAACCTTCAGACAACCGCCGACTAGCTAGCCTGTGCGGTCCATTCGATGACAACATCAAGCATTTAGAACGCCGTCTGGGCGTTGAAATCAACCACCGTAGTGACCATTTTACCATTGTTGGTAAACCTCACACTTCTGCAGCCGCGCTTGATATCCTTAAAACACTTTATGTCGATACTGCCCCTGTTCGTGGCGAGATCCCAGACATCGAACCTGAGCAGATCCATTTATCGATTAAAGAATCTGGCGTTTTAGAACAAAACACAGAGTCTAATATTGAGCACGGCAAAGAAGTGTTCGTCAAAACCAAAAAAGGCGTGATCAAACCACGTACCCCTAACCAGGCTCAATACTTGGTTAACATGGTGACTCACGATATCTCTTTTGGTATTGGCCCTGCAGGTACGGGTAAGACTTACTTAGCGGTAGCGGCGGCAGTAGATGCGTTGGAACGTCAGGAAATCCGCCGTATTCTTTTGACTCGTCCAGCGGTTGAAGCGGGTGAAAAATTGGGCTTCTTGCCTGGCGACCTAAGCCAAAAGGTTGACCCATACCTTCGTCCACTGTACGACGCACTGTTCGAAATGCTTGGTTTTGAGCGCGTGGAAAAACTGATCGAACGTAATGTGATCGAAGTTGCGCCTTTGGCATATATGCGTGGCCGCACACTAAACGACGCATTCATCATTCTGGATGAAAGCCAAAACACGACTGTTGAGCAGATGAAAATGTTCCTGACGCGTATCGGCTTTAACTCACGTGCGGTAATCACCGGCGACGTGACTCAGATTGACTTGCCACGTGGTGCAAAATCAGGCCTTCGTCACGCGATTGAAGTACTGAGCGAAGTCGACGACATCAGCTTTAACTTCTTCCTGGCAGACGACGTTGTGCGCCACCCTGTTGTCGCTCGTATTGTTAACGCGTACGAGAAATGGGAAGCACAAGACCAGAAAGAGCGTAAAGAGTTTGAAAAGCGCCGTCGTGAAGAGCGTGATGCCAAGTTGCTTGAAGCGGCAAAAGCAGAGTTAAGTGCTCAAGTCACAGAGAGTAAGGAATAA
- the ispE gene encoding 4-(cytidine 5'-diphospho)-2-C-methyl-D-erythritol kinase, translated as MIDISTRWPSPAKLNLFLYINGRTENGYHELQTLFQFVDHGDELTIQANKTGSITLSPEIEGVPLQDNLIWKAATALQEYANCDLGAHIELHKVLPMGGGIGGGSSNAATTLVALNYLWQLNLSDDELAQIGLKLGADVPVFVRGFAAFAEGVGEKLSPAYPEEKWYLVVRPNVSIATVDVFRHPDLTRNTAKRDLATLLDTPNVNDCEKIVRMLYPEVDKQLSWLLQYAPSRLTGTGSCVFAEFSSKSEAETLLAQLSDDVSAFVAQGRNISPLKETLAEYQSATHRPN; from the coding sequence ATGATCGACATTTCAACCCGCTGGCCTTCACCGGCGAAATTGAATCTCTTTCTTTACATCAATGGCCGCACTGAAAACGGTTATCACGAGCTACAAACGCTTTTCCAATTCGTGGACCATGGTGACGAACTCACCATTCAAGCTAATAAAACTGGTAGCATTACTCTCTCTCCGGAAATTGAAGGTGTTCCTCTCCAAGATAATTTGATTTGGAAGGCCGCCACCGCGCTACAAGAATATGCTAACTGCGATTTAGGCGCGCACATTGAACTGCATAAAGTTTTGCCGATGGGCGGTGGGATTGGTGGCGGATCATCGAACGCCGCGACAACTTTGGTGGCACTTAACTACCTTTGGCAACTGAATCTCAGTGATGACGAACTTGCGCAAATTGGCTTGAAACTTGGCGCAGACGTGCCAGTATTTGTACGTGGGTTTGCTGCATTTGCTGAAGGTGTCGGAGAAAAACTTTCTCCCGCTTATCCGGAAGAAAAGTGGTACCTCGTCGTCAGACCTAATGTCTCGATCGCGACGGTTGACGTATTTCGTCACCCGGATTTAACACGAAATACCGCAAAACGAGACCTAGCCACACTTTTGGACACACCAAACGTAAACGATTGCGAAAAAATTGTCCGAATGCTCTATCCGGAGGTTGATAAGCAACTTTCTTGGCTGCTACAATACGCGCCGTCAAGATTGACTGGGACAGGATCTTGCGTTTTTGCTGAATTTTCGAGCAAATCAGAAGCAGAAACTCTCCTTGCGCAACTCTCTGATGATGTCTCGGCATTTGTCGCTCAAGGGCGCAATATTTCGCCACTAAAAGAGACTCTGGCTGAATACCAATCAGCCACACACCGACCTAATTAA
- the lnt gene encoding apolipoprotein N-acyltransferase, translating to MMNVLFHRLKRPLVAAFVGACTTLAFAPYQLWLIAILSPAILLILLANQTPKRALWIGYSWGFGQFATGISWVYVSIAGFGGMPLIANLFLMGLLVAYLAVYSGLFAWLKNKFFPQITLSTTLLAAPALWLITDWLRGWVMTGFPWLWLGYSQIDAPLASFAPIGGVELLTLFIIISAGALAYAWLHKQWLVVVIPAVLLSTGFGIRQYDWVTPRSQDITKVALIQGNVDQKLKWLPAQRWPTIMKYTDLTRENWDADIIVWPEAAIPAFEIEVSSFLQNLDSAAKMNRSAIITGVVNQNEDRQFYNSILSLGETPYGDYSFDLNERYNKHHLLPFGEFVPFEDILRPLAPFFNLPMSSFSRGDFVQPNIVANGKHMAPALCYEIIFNEQVRQNVNDETDFILTLSNDAWFGHSIGPLQHMEIARMRALELGKPLIRSTNNGLTAVTDHKGKIIEQVPQFETAVLRAELTPTDGKTPYRIVGTWPLYIWVAISLMLAWWRKSRLI from the coding sequence ATGATGAATGTACTCTTTCATCGCCTCAAGCGGCCTTTAGTGGCCGCTTTTGTTGGCGCTTGCACCACTCTGGCTTTTGCTCCTTACCAACTATGGCTGATCGCGATCCTTAGCCCAGCCATACTGCTTATCCTCCTCGCCAATCAGACGCCTAAACGTGCACTTTGGATTGGTTATTCATGGGGCTTTGGCCAATTTGCCACTGGTATTAGCTGGGTATACGTCAGTATTGCTGGCTTTGGCGGTATGCCGCTGATTGCCAATCTATTCTTAATGGGTCTATTAGTTGCCTATCTGGCGGTTTACTCTGGCCTGTTTGCCTGGCTAAAGAACAAATTCTTCCCTCAAATAACCCTAAGCACTACCCTGCTTGCTGCTCCTGCGCTATGGCTGATTACCGATTGGCTGCGTGGCTGGGTAATGACCGGCTTCCCATGGTTATGGCTCGGATACAGCCAGATTGACGCCCCGTTAGCGAGTTTTGCACCTATTGGTGGAGTTGAGCTTCTCACTCTGTTTATTATCATCTCAGCAGGTGCTTTGGCTTACGCTTGGTTGCATAAACAGTGGCTAGTGGTTGTCATACCGGCTGTACTTTTGAGCACAGGCTTTGGTATTCGCCAGTATGATTGGGTGACACCTCGCTCTCAGGACATCACCAAAGTCGCGCTCATCCAAGGCAATGTCGACCAAAAACTGAAATGGCTACCAGCTCAGCGCTGGCCAACCATTATGAAGTACACCGATCTGACTCGTGAAAACTGGGATGCAGATATCATTGTCTGGCCAGAAGCTGCGATTCCCGCTTTTGAGATTGAAGTGTCTTCATTTCTGCAGAATTTAGACAGTGCAGCGAAAATGAACCGTAGCGCCATTATCACTGGTGTGGTGAATCAGAACGAAGACCGACAGTTCTATAACAGCATCCTTTCTCTGGGTGAAACGCCTTACGGTGATTACAGTTTTGACCTGAATGAGCGCTACAATAAGCATCATTTGCTGCCATTTGGTGAGTTCGTGCCGTTTGAGGACATCTTACGCCCACTTGCGCCGTTCTTTAATTTGCCGATGTCATCATTCAGTCGTGGTGACTTCGTTCAGCCGAACATCGTTGCGAATGGCAAGCACATGGCACCCGCTCTGTGTTATGAAATCATCTTTAATGAGCAGGTTCGTCAAAACGTCAACGACGAAACAGACTTTATCCTAACGCTGTCTAACGATGCGTGGTTTGGGCATTCGATTGGTCCACTTCAGCATATGGAAATCGCCCGTATGCGCGCCTTGGAACTGGGTAAGCCACTGATTCGCTCAACGAATAATGGATTAACCGCCGTCACAGACCACAAAGGTAAGATTATCGAGCAGGTACCACAGTTTGAAACCGCAGTACTGCGCGCAGAACTGACTCCAACCGATGGGAAAACGCCCTATCGCATCGTTGGTACCTGGCCATTGTATATTTGGGTAGCGATAAGCTTGATGCTCGCCTGGTGGCGAAAATCACGTTTAATTTAA
- the miaB gene encoding tRNA (N6-isopentenyl adenosine(37)-C2)-methylthiotransferase MiaB — translation MSKKLLIKTWGCQMNEYDSSKMADLLNAANGYELTEEPEEADVLLLNTCSIREKAQEKVFHQLGRWKTLKEKKAGVVIGVGGCVATQEGDHIRERAPYVDVIFGPQTLHRLPEMIKQSQSDEAPVMDISFPEIEKFDRLPEPRAEGATAFVSIMEGCSKYCTYCVVPYTRGEEVSRPMDDVLFEIAQLAEQGVREVNLLGQNVNAYRGPMHDGEICSFAELLRLVASIDGIDRIRFTTSHPLEFTDDIIAVYEDTPELVSFLHLPVQSGSDRILTMMKRPHTGIEYKSIIRKLRKARPDIQISSDFIVGFPGETDKDFQDTMKLIKDVDFDMSFSFIFSPRPGTPAADYPCDVSEQEKKERLYELQQTINAQAMRYSRLMLGTEQRVLVEGPSKKNLMELRARTENNRVVNFEGSADLIGQFVDVKIVDVFANSLRGELVRTEKDMDLRSVISPTQMMAKTRREDELGVATFTP, via the coding sequence ATGAGTAAGAAACTGCTAATTAAAACCTGGGGCTGCCAGATGAACGAATACGATTCATCAAAAATGGCCGACCTGCTTAATGCTGCAAACGGCTACGAGCTGACGGAAGAGCCAGAGGAAGCAGACGTACTTCTACTTAACACCTGTTCGATCCGTGAAAAAGCGCAAGAAAAAGTTTTCCACCAGCTAGGCCGTTGGAAAACACTAAAAGAGAAAAAAGCTGGCGTAGTTATCGGCGTAGGTGGTTGTGTAGCAACGCAAGAAGGCGACCATATTCGTGAGCGTGCTCCGTACGTTGACGTGATTTTTGGCCCACAGACTCTGCACCGCTTGCCAGAGATGATCAAACAGTCTCAATCTGACGAAGCGCCAGTCATGGACATTTCTTTCCCAGAAATTGAAAAGTTTGACCGTCTACCTGAGCCACGCGCAGAAGGTGCAACTGCCTTCGTTTCAATTATGGAAGGCTGTTCTAAATACTGTACTTACTGCGTAGTGCCATACACACGTGGTGAAGAAGTTAGCCGTCCGATGGATGACGTATTGTTCGAGATCGCTCAGCTGGCAGAACAAGGCGTGCGTGAAGTAAACCTACTAGGTCAGAACGTAAACGCGTACCGTGGCCCAATGCACGATGGTGAGATTTGTTCTTTTGCAGAACTGTTGCGTCTGGTTGCATCTATCGATGGTATTGACCGTATTCGTTTCACTACTAGCCACCCGCTAGAATTCACCGACGACATCATTGCTGTTTATGAAGATACACCAGAGCTAGTAAGCTTCCTGCACTTACCAGTGCAAAGTGGTAGTGACCGTATCCTCACCATGATGAAGCGTCCACATACAGGCATCGAGTACAAGTCGATCATCCGTAAACTGCGTAAAGCTCGTCCTGATATTCAAATCAGTTCTGACTTTATCGTTGGTTTCCCTGGTGAAACAGATAAAGACTTCCAAGACACCATGAAGCTGATCAAAGACGTAGACTTTGACATGAGCTTCAGCTTTATCTTCTCTCCTCGCCCTGGTACGCCAGCTGCGGATTACCCATGTGATGTATCTGAACAAGAGAAGAAAGAGCGTTTGTACGAACTACAGCAAACGATTAACGCACAAGCTATGCGTTACTCTCGCTTGATGCTTGGTACAGAGCAACGTGTACTGGTTGAAGGCCCTTCGAAGAAAAACCTAATGGAACTGCGCGCTCGTACAGAAAACAACCGTGTAGTAAACTTTGAAGGTAGCGCCGACCTAATTGGTCAGTTCGTAGACGTGAAGATCGTAGACGTATTTGCAAACTCATTGCGTGGTGAGCTAGTACGTACTGAAAAAGACATGGACCTTCGTAGTGTGATTTCACCAACGCAAATGATGGCGAAAACACGTCGCGAAGATGAGCTGGGTGTAGCGACTTTTACGCCTTAA
- the ybeY gene encoding rRNA maturation RNase YbeY, whose protein sequence is MAIELDLQLAVESEEGLPSQQDFQLWLDKTIPLFQPQAEVTIRIVDEQESHTLNHDYRGKDKPTNVLSFPFEVPPGMEMDLLGDLIICRQVVEKEALEQNKPLLAHWAHMVVHGSLHLLGYDHIEDDEAEEMESLETEIMQGMGYEDPYIAEKE, encoded by the coding sequence ATGGCGATTGAACTTGATCTTCAACTGGCAGTCGAAAGCGAAGAAGGCTTACCTTCACAGCAAGACTTTCAACTGTGGTTGGATAAGACTATTCCACTGTTTCAGCCGCAGGCAGAAGTCACCATTAGAATTGTTGATGAACAAGAGAGCCACACTCTGAATCACGACTATCGTGGTAAAGATAAACCAACCAACGTGCTATCTTTCCCGTTTGAAGTGCCTCCGGGTATGGAAATGGATCTGCTGGGTGATTTGATTATCTGTCGCCAAGTGGTTGAAAAAGAGGCGTTAGAGCAAAATAAACCTCTGTTAGCACATTGGGCGCATATGGTTGTACATGGCAGCTTGCATCTGCTAGGTTATGATCATATCGAGGATGACGAAGCCGAAGAGATGGAGTCCCTCGAAACAGAAATCATGCAGGGTATGGGTTATGAAGACCCTTACATTGCTGAAAAAGAGTAA
- a CDS encoding 2-octaprenyl-3-methyl-6-methoxy-1,4-benzoquinol hydroxylase, which translates to MNRYDIAVIGGGMVGAAIAIGFAQQGRSVVVVEGTEPKAFEPSQAMDIRVSAISHQSVKLLESLGAWASIQAMRVCPYRRLETWEHPECRTRFHSDELSLEQLGYIVENRLIQLGLWQAFDNHDNLTVECPERLKTIEFGGVNRVTLESGKQFEAQWVIGADGANSKVRQLAGIGITAWDYRQHCMLINVKTELPQQDITWQQFTPSGPRSFLPLCSLTEDGQEVGQGSLVWYDSPRRIKQLCAMTKPQLRTEILSHFPKELGNIEVLQFGSFPLTRRHAQSYSNRGCVLVGDSAHTINPLAGQGVNLGFKDVDVLLSVTQGQDQLTESLLAKYERARRPDNLLMQTGMDLFYKGFSNDLGPLKFARNAALKLAEHSGPIKAQVLKYALGM; encoded by the coding sequence ATGAACAGATATGACATCGCCGTAATCGGTGGAGGCATGGTTGGAGCGGCAATCGCGATAGGGTTCGCACAACAGGGCAGAAGTGTGGTTGTCGTCGAAGGTACAGAGCCAAAGGCATTTGAACCGTCACAAGCGATGGACATTCGTGTATCCGCTATCTCACACCAATCCGTTAAGTTGCTTGAGTCACTGGGTGCATGGGCATCGATCCAAGCGATGCGTGTCTGTCCTTACCGTCGTTTGGAAACATGGGAGCATCCAGAGTGCCGCACGCGATTCCATTCCGATGAACTGTCTCTGGAGCAACTTGGTTATATTGTTGAAAACCGTCTGATTCAATTAGGTTTATGGCAAGCCTTCGATAACCATGACAATCTTACTGTAGAGTGCCCTGAGCGGCTAAAAACCATCGAATTTGGTGGGGTTAACCGCGTGACATTAGAGAGTGGTAAGCAATTTGAGGCGCAATGGGTGATTGGTGCCGATGGTGCGAATTCAAAAGTACGTCAGCTTGCTGGAATCGGGATTACCGCGTGGGATTACCGCCAACACTGTATGCTGATCAATGTTAAGACTGAGTTGCCTCAACAAGATATTACCTGGCAACAATTTACGCCAAGTGGTCCTCGCTCTTTCTTACCTTTATGTTCACTAACGGAAGATGGTCAGGAAGTAGGGCAAGGATCTCTGGTTTGGTATGACTCACCGAGACGGATCAAGCAACTTTGTGCGATGACCAAGCCTCAATTAAGAACCGAGATTTTAAGTCACTTCCCGAAAGAGTTAGGCAATATTGAAGTGCTTCAGTTTGGTTCGTTCCCTTTAACTCGCCGTCATGCTCAGTCATATTCGAATCGAGGCTGCGTACTCGTCGGAGATTCCGCTCATACCATTAACCCGTTAGCTGGGCAGGGTGTGAACCTAGGCTTTAAAGATGTTGATGTGTTGCTGTCAGTCACACAAGGGCAAGATCAATTAACAGAATCACTGTTAGCCAAATATGAACGAGCACGACGCCCGGATAATCTATTAATGCAAACGGGTATGGATCTGTTCTATAAAGGCTTTAGCAATGATTTAGGGCCCTTGAAGTTTGCACGTAACGCGGCATTAAAGTTGGCTGAACATTCAGGGCCAATTAAAGCGCAAGTGTTGAAATACGCACTGGGGATGTAA
- the ychF gene encoding redox-regulated ATPase YchF encodes MGFKCGIVGLPNVGKSTLFNALTKAGIEAANFPFCTIEPNTGVVPVPDLRLDALAKIVNPQKVLPTTMEFVDIAGLVAGASRGEGLGNKFLANIRETDAIGHVVRCFENDNIVHVAGKVSPIEDIEVINLELAMADLDSCERAIQRNAKKAKGGDKDAKFELTVLEKLLPVLTEGGSARTVELAKEELAAIGYLNFLTLKPTMYIANVNEDGFEDNAYLDAVREFAAKENNVVVPVCAAIESEMAELEDDEREEFLADLGIEEPGLNRVIRAGYELLNLQTYFTAGVKEVRAWTIPVGATAPKAAAKIHTDFEKGFIRAEVVGYDDFIEFNGESGAKDAGKWRLEGKEYIVKDGDVIHFRFNV; translated from the coding sequence ATGGGTTTTAAATGTGGCATCGTTGGTCTACCTAACGTGGGTAAATCAACTCTGTTTAACGCACTAACTAAAGCAGGCATCGAAGCAGCAAACTTCCCGTTCTGTACGATCGAACCAAACACTGGTGTAGTTCCTGTGCCAGATCTACGTCTAGATGCGCTAGCAAAGATCGTTAACCCACAGAAAGTGCTGCCTACTACAATGGAATTCGTCGACATCGCTGGTCTGGTAGCGGGTGCATCACGTGGTGAAGGCCTAGGTAACAAATTCCTGGCAAACATCCGTGAAACTGACGCGATCGGTCACGTTGTTCGTTGTTTCGAAAACGACAACATCGTTCACGTAGCGGGTAAAGTATCTCCAATCGAAGATATTGAAGTGATCAACCTTGAGCTTGCAATGGCTGACCTTGATTCTTGTGAGCGCGCTATCCAGCGTAACGCAAAGAAAGCAAAAGGTGGTGATAAAGACGCGAAATTCGAGCTAACGGTACTTGAAAAGCTTCTTCCAGTGCTTACAGAAGGCGGTTCAGCGCGTACCGTTGAGCTTGCTAAAGAAGAGCTGGCAGCCATTGGTTACCTGAACTTCCTGACACTAAAACCAACCATGTACATCGCTAACGTGAATGAAGATGGTTTTGAAGACAACGCATACCTAGATGCTGTACGTGAATTTGCAGCAAAAGAAAACAACGTTGTTGTTCCTGTCTGTGCGGCTATCGAGTCAGAAATGGCCGAACTAGAAGATGACGAGCGCGAAGAGTTCCTGGCAGACCTAGGCATCGAAGAACCAGGTCTGAACCGCGTGATTCGTGCAGGTTATGAACTACTAAACCTACAAACTTACTTTACCGCTGGCGTAAAAGAAGTGCGTGCATGGACAATCCCTGTAGGTGCAACAGCGCCAAAAGCAGCTGCGAAGATCCACACTGACTTTGAAAAAGGTTTCATCCGTGCGGAAGTTGTTGGTTACGACGACTTCATCGAATTCAACGGTGAAAGTGGTGCGAAAGACGCAGGTAAATGGCGTCTAGAAGGTAAAGAATACATCGTAAAAGACGGTGATGTTATTCACTTCCGCTTCAACGTTTAA
- the pth gene encoding aminoacyl-tRNA hydrolase — protein sequence MSQQIKLLVGLANPGPEYAKTRHNAGAWVVEELARVHNITLKNEPKFFGLTGRIMLNGQDLRLLIPTTFMNLSGKSIAALAKFYQIKPEEIMVAHDELDLPPGVAKFKKGGGHGGHNGLRDTISKLSNNKDFYRLRIGIGHPGHKDKVAGFVLGKAPAKEQELLDAATDESVRCLDILIKDGLSKAQNRLHTFKAE from the coding sequence TTGAGTCAACAAATCAAACTTCTCGTTGGTCTTGCTAATCCGGGACCAGAGTACGCCAAAACTCGTCATAATGCGGGCGCTTGGGTTGTAGAAGAATTAGCACGCGTTCACAACATTACGCTGAAGAACGAACCAAAGTTCTTCGGATTGACCGGACGTATCATGCTCAACGGGCAGGATCTCCGTTTGCTTATCCCAACCACTTTCATGAACCTATCTGGAAAATCCATCGCCGCTTTGGCGAAGTTTTACCAAATTAAGCCAGAAGAGATCATGGTCGCTCATGACGAGCTAGACTTACCGCCAGGTGTCGCTAAGTTTAAAAAAGGTGGCGGTCACGGTGGTCATAATGGCCTGCGTGACACAATAAGCAAATTAAGCAACAACAAAGATTTTTATCGTCTTCGTATCGGCATCGGCCATCCGGGACACAAAGATAAAGTGGCAGGTTTTGTACTAGGTAAAGCTCCTGCAAAAGAACAAGAGCTTTTGGACGCCGCAACCGATGAATCGGTGCGTTGTCTAGACATTCTGATCAAGGATGGCCTGTCAAAAGCACAAAATCGCCTCCACACGTTCAAAGCTGAATAA